The proteins below come from a single Roseiflexus sp. RS-1 genomic window:
- a CDS encoding DUF5939 domain-containing protein: protein MKPYTIHLHSSIILDAPVERLWPLLSDTDRTNRLIGLPAFERTRPDRDLIQIVYGHFLGVPVSWREHPFEWIFEQQFSVEREFAPPLPVERLQTVTRFTSLPEERTKVDVEVHIAPRNLVGAIGGRLIIGQRMLRQLRHVYRQTGALVAASEQAVLPPVRKPRVNLHRLRVAAERLRSSGIRESLIERLVSHLINADDSQVLKMRAFALADAWGEPRMDVLRMCLYATRTGLLDLEWDVLCPSCRGASQRVRSLSDLEHDAYCPSCDVRYDTNFDESIEVRFSVNPDIRDAVDVPYCIGGPANTPHIVAQIALPAHGSREVRLRLAPNRYRLRSRQMTARAVFDVSDHAESSTAHIVFGNGETLIDPPVIRAGYATVTIENATATSALIVIEQRDWSEQATSAALVTSLTEFRQMFSSEALSPGVGIAIRSLTFLFSDLKG, encoded by the coding sequence ATGAAACCATACACCATCCATCTTCACTCCAGCATCATTCTTGACGCGCCTGTTGAACGTCTCTGGCCCCTGCTCTCCGATACGGATCGCACCAATCGCCTGATCGGCCTGCCCGCCTTCGAACGAACCCGCCCGGACCGCGATCTGATACAGATCGTGTACGGTCATTTTCTCGGCGTTCCAGTCAGCTGGCGCGAGCATCCCTTCGAATGGATCTTCGAGCAGCAGTTCTCGGTCGAGCGCGAGTTTGCACCGCCACTGCCGGTTGAACGCTTGCAGACGGTAACCCGTTTCACATCGCTCCCCGAAGAACGCACGAAAGTCGATGTCGAGGTGCATATCGCGCCGCGCAACCTGGTTGGCGCTATCGGCGGGCGCCTGATCATCGGTCAGCGGATGCTGCGTCAGTTACGTCACGTCTATCGACAGACGGGCGCACTGGTCGCTGCGTCGGAGCAGGCGGTTCTGCCGCCGGTCCGCAAACCGCGCGTCAATCTCCATCGTTTGCGCGTCGCCGCAGAACGTTTGCGCTCCTCTGGCATCCGCGAGTCGCTCATCGAGCGGCTGGTTTCCCATCTCATCAACGCCGATGATTCACAGGTGCTCAAGATGCGCGCCTTTGCGCTGGCTGATGCATGGGGCGAGCCACGGATGGACGTGCTGCGCATGTGTCTGTACGCGACGCGCACCGGCTTGCTCGACCTGGAATGGGATGTCCTCTGTCCCAGTTGTCGTGGCGCAAGCCAGCGGGTGCGCTCCCTCAGCGATCTCGAGCACGACGCCTACTGTCCATCGTGCGATGTGCGCTACGACACCAACTTCGATGAGTCGATCGAGGTTCGTTTCAGCGTCAACCCCGACATCCGCGATGCGGTCGATGTGCCCTACTGCATTGGTGGACCGGCGAATACGCCGCATATTGTTGCACAGATCGCATTACCCGCCCATGGAAGCCGTGAGGTGCGCCTGCGCCTGGCGCCCAACCGCTATCGCCTGCGCAGTCGTCAAATGACAGCGCGGGCAGTGTTCGATGTGAGCGATCATGCCGAATCATCAACGGCGCACATTGTGTTCGGCAATGGCGAGACGCTGATCGATCCGCCGGTGATCAGAGCGGGCTATGCAACGGTAACCATCGAAAACGCCACTGCTACGTCGGCGCTGATCGTCATCGAGCAGCGCGACTGGAGCGAACAGGCGACCAGCGCCGCGCTGGTGACGTCGCTCACCGAGTTTCGCCAGATGTTCTCGTCGGAAGCGCTTTCGCCGGGGGTTGGCATCGCCATTCGCAGCCTGACCTTTCTGTTCAGCGATCTGAAGGGGTGA